From a region of the Flavobacterium branchiarum genome:
- a CDS encoding acyl-CoA thioesterase, translating into MIRRKEQYNEAIALTVTEEVRIRFNETDALGIVWHGYYITYFEDGREAFGRKHGITYLDVAASGYTTPIVKSTCEHKLSLRYGDVIRVETSIVDTPAAKIIYRFKIYNTSNEIVCTGETVQVFLNKEGNLMLTNPPFYEEWKRKVGLLK; encoded by the coding sequence ATGATAAGAAGAAAAGAGCAGTATAACGAAGCTATTGCATTAACAGTTACTGAAGAGGTTAGAATACGCTTTAACGAAACCGATGCCCTCGGAATTGTTTGGCATGGCTATTATATAACCTATTTTGAAGATGGTCGTGAAGCTTTCGGACGCAAACATGGGATTACCTACCTTGATGTCGCTGCTAGTGGATACACCACTCCAATCGTAAAATCAACTTGTGAGCATAAATTGTCTTTGCGCTATGGCGATGTCATTCGTGTAGAAACAAGTATTGTAGATACGCCCGCAGCAAAAATAATTTATAGATTTAAAATTTATAATACCAGTAATGAAATTGTCTGTACAGGCGAAACGGTACAGGTATTTTTAAATAAAGAAGGAAATTTAATGCTTACTAATCCTCCATTTTACGAAGAATGGAAACGAAAAGTTGGTCTTTTAAAATAA
- a CDS encoding beta-ketoacyl-[acyl-carrier-protein] synthase family protein: MRRAVYINQTNCITPLGFDVPSNIEAIVCGESGIQLHEDVSLMPNPFYASIINEEKLNAAFAKISSETNYSRLEKMMILALEPIIKNSEVDLNSKTAFILSTTKGNVTALKNDSPESFHNAHLNVLAQNVAAFFDFKTQPIVVSNACVSGILAVSVAKRIIQSELYDNVFIVAGDEVSEFVLSGFNAFQAMSSLPCKPYSANRTGVSLGEATAAVLVSAELKNAKIKIVGDSSINDANHISGPSRTGEGLFRSIQNALNEAQIKPEHIDYISAHGTATPFNDEMEAIAFNRLEMGTVPVNSLKGFYGHTLGASGLLETVISIESVLRDTLFISLGFDEMGVTQPINVIEKNEKKNIDTFLKTASGFGGCNTAVIFEKVK, from the coding sequence ATGAGAAGAGCCGTTTATATAAACCAAACCAATTGTATCACTCCCTTAGGATTTGATGTTCCGTCGAACATTGAGGCTATTGTTTGTGGTGAATCTGGCATTCAGTTGCATGAAGATGTATCTTTAATGCCTAATCCTTTTTATGCTTCGATTATAAATGAAGAAAAATTAAATGCTGCTTTCGCAAAGATTAGTTCTGAAACTAACTATTCGAGATTAGAAAAAATGATGATTTTGGCTTTAGAACCAATCATCAAAAATTCTGAAGTAGATTTAAATTCAAAAACTGCCTTTATACTTTCGACAACAAAAGGAAATGTAACTGCTTTAAAAAATGATTCTCCCGAGAGTTTTCATAATGCTCATTTAAATGTCTTGGCACAAAATGTAGCAGCCTTTTTCGATTTTAAAACGCAACCTATCGTAGTTTCTAATGCTTGTGTATCAGGAATTTTGGCCGTTTCGGTTGCCAAAAGAATAATACAAAGTGAACTATATGACAACGTTTTTATCGTTGCTGGTGATGAAGTTTCAGAATTTGTTTTGTCTGGTTTTAATGCATTTCAAGCAATGAGTAGTTTGCCTTGCAAGCCTTATTCCGCAAACAGAACTGGTGTAAGTCTGGGTGAAGCTACTGCAGCTGTTTTAGTTTCAGCAGAATTAAAAAATGCAAAAATAAAAATAGTCGGAGATAGTTCTATAAACGATGCGAATCATATATCGGGTCCTTCAAGAACAGGCGAAGGTTTATTCAGAAGTATACAAAACGCCTTGAACGAAGCACAAATAAAACCGGAGCATATTGATTATATTTCGGCACACGGAACTGCAACTCCTTTTAATGACGAGATGGAAGCTATTGCTTTCAACCGATTAGAGATGGGAACGGTTCCTGTAAATAGTTTGAAAGGTTTTTACGGGCATACATTGGGTGCTTCAGGATTATTAGAAACAGTAATTTCAATTGAATCTGTCCTTCGTGATACACTTTTTATTTCCTTAGGTTTTGATGAAATGGGAGTAACCCAACCAATTAATGTCATTGAAAAAAATGAAAAGAAAAACATTGATACTTTTCTAAAAACAGCCTCTGGTTTCGGAGGTTGCAATACAGCAGTGATTTTTGAAAAAGTAAAATAA
- a CDS encoding 3-oxoacyl-ACP synthase yields the protein MTPNKTYIQSYCSIENNEIVLNGTTIFKIEPTNFADFSKQAYRNFEISYPKFFKMDSLSKLAFLGAELLLRSNPSDSELADEIENNTALVLANKSSSLDTDVKYQESISDKEDYYPSPAVFVYTLPNICLGEISIRHQLKSENSFFIFDAFNPEFISNYANILLQTNKAETVLCGWVEFFNEEYKAFLCLVGKEENQKYQNETIETLYNK from the coding sequence ATGACTCCAAACAAAACATACATACAATCCTATTGCTCAATTGAAAACAACGAAATTGTTTTGAACGGAACTACTATTTTCAAAATAGAGCCAACCAATTTTGCAGACTTTTCGAAACAAGCGTACCGCAATTTTGAAATAAGTTATCCTAAATTTTTCAAAATGGATTCTTTAAGTAAACTAGCCTTTTTAGGAGCCGAATTACTTTTGAGATCAAACCCAAGCGATAGCGAACTAGCAGATGAAATAGAAAACAATACAGCCTTGGTTTTAGCTAATAAATCCTCAAGTCTTGATACTGATGTAAAATATCAGGAATCTATATCCGATAAGGAGGATTATTACCCAAGTCCAGCCGTTTTTGTTTATACTTTGCCAAATATTTGCTTAGGAGAAATTAGTATCCGTCATCAACTAAAAAGTGAAAATTCTTTTTTTATATTTGACGCCTTCAATCCTGAATTTATAAGTAACTACGCCAATATACTTTTGCAGACTAATAAAGCAGAAACTGTACTTTGCGGATGGGTGGAGTTTTTCAATGAAGAATATAAAGCTTTTCTTTGTCTGGTTGGTAAAGAAGAGAATCAAAAATACCAAAACGAAACGATAGAAACATTATATAACAAATAA
- a CDS encoding phosphopantetheine-binding protein: protein MDALKLELKNKIITVLNLEDITLEDINDNDPLFGDGLGLDSIDALELIVILDKDYGIKLVDPKEGKVIFQSIESMAAYIQANRTK, encoded by the coding sequence ATGGACGCATTAAAATTAGAATTAAAAAATAAAATTATTACTGTATTAAATCTTGAAGATATTACTCTTGAAGACATTAACGATAATGACCCTCTGTTTGGAGATGGTTTAGGTTTGGACTCTATCGATGCTTTAGAATTAATCGTTATTCTAGACAAAGATTACGGAATTAAATTAGTTGACCCGAAAGAAGGTAAAGTAATTTTCCAATCAATCGAATCAATGGCTGCTTATATCCAGGCAAACAGAACTAAATAA
- a CDS encoding beta-ketoacyl-[acyl-carrier-protein] synthase family protein encodes MAKGVAITGMGIISSIGNSVEENYFSLINNKVAITTIENISTIHADLIKVGEIKKTNAELIAQLQLDEENNFSRTALLGAIAAKEAVANAKITSINEYKTGLISATSVGGMDMTERYYYDYLENPEVRKYIISHSCGDVAQKIADEIGLKGMVTTISTACSSAANAIMLGARLIKSGKLDRVIVGGTDALAKFTINGFKTLMILSDGYNKPFDDERKGLNLGEAAAFLVLESDEIIKKENKNVLARVSGYGNANDAFHQTASSENGDGAYLAMKKAFDVAALDPSKIDYINVHGTATPNNDLSEGRAILRVYKENPVPDFSSTKPFTGHTLAAAAAIEAVYSVLAIQNNVVFPSLNFETPMQEFSITPQTTLKHKNIEHVLSNSFGFGGNCSTLIFSKNE; translated from the coding sequence ATGGCAAAAGGAGTAGCTATAACTGGTATGGGAATAATATCTTCAATCGGAAATTCGGTCGAAGAAAATTATTTTTCATTAATAAATAACAAGGTTGCAATTACGACTATCGAGAATATTTCGACAATTCATGCCGATCTTATTAAAGTTGGTGAAATAAAGAAAACCAATGCTGAGTTAATCGCTCAATTACAACTCGACGAAGAAAATAACTTTTCAAGAACTGCTTTACTTGGTGCAATAGCGGCCAAAGAAGCTGTTGCAAATGCGAAAATTACATCAATTAACGAATATAAAACAGGATTAATTTCGGCAACTAGTGTTGGTGGAATGGATATGACTGAGAGATATTATTATGATTATTTAGAAAATCCCGAAGTAAGAAAATATATTATTAGTCATAGTTGTGGAGATGTAGCTCAAAAAATTGCTGACGAAATTGGATTAAAAGGCATGGTAACTACAATAAGTACAGCTTGTTCTTCGGCAGCAAATGCAATTATGCTTGGCGCAAGATTAATCAAATCTGGAAAACTAGACCGAGTTATTGTTGGTGGAACCGATGCTTTGGCAAAATTTACGATCAATGGTTTTAAAACTTTAATGATCTTATCTGATGGTTATAATAAACCTTTTGATGACGAACGTAAAGGATTAAATCTGGGTGAAGCTGCTGCATTCTTAGTTTTGGAATCTGATGAAATTATAAAAAAAGAAAACAAAAATGTACTTGCTCGCGTTTCAGGTTACGGTAACGCTAATGATGCTTTTCATCAAACTGCTTCCTCCGAAAATGGTGACGGTGCTTACCTTGCTATGAAAAAAGCATTTGATGTTGCTGCTTTAGATCCAAGTAAAATCGATTATATCAATGTTCATGGAACAGCAACTCCTAATAATGATTTATCCGAAGGAAGAGCAATTCTTAGAGTTTATAAAGAAAACCCTGTTCCAGATTTTAGTTCTACTAAACCTTTTACAGGTCATACTCTTGCTGCCGCTGCTGCTATTGAAGCGGTTTATAGTGTCCTTGCAATTCAGAACAATGTTGTTTTTCCAAGTTTAAATTTTGAGACTCCAATGCAGGAGTTTAGTATAACACCACAAACAACTTTAAAACATAAAAATATCGAACACGTATTATCAAATTCTTTTGGTTTTGGTGGTAACTGTTCTACACTTATATTTTCTAAAAACGAATGA